The uncultured Paludibaculum sp. sequence CGACACCGTTGGGGATCACCTCGACACGGGACGCGTCGTCGGGTCCCAGATAGTCTTTGTCCACCCGGGAGATCAACCACGTGGAGTCAAATTGCGAGATGACCGACTGCTCGTAACGCTTCAAACGGCGCTGCTCCAGAGCATAGATGTATTTGCGCGGATCGCGGGCGCCCGCCAATCCGCTGAACCGTTCGTAGTTCAGCGACACCGCGTCGGTCATCTCCAGAATTCTGCGGATCCCTCGGGCGTGCTCAATGTACTGCCCGGTTCTGATCAAATGCGCCCAGACCCGATGGTGCGTGGGCAACAACGAGTCCACACGGGCCCTGAATTCGGCTGAATCGTAGTAGGCAAGCTGGAAAGGCCGCGTCGTGGGCAGTGCCCGAAGCGTGTTCCAGTATGACTTCCACTTGGGCAGATAGACTTTGTGGATCTCGTCAAAGAGATGCTCCGGTTGCTGCGCGTCCACCTCCTCCTGGCTTTGGCAGATCGTCAGTAGCGTAAGCCTCGATTCCTGCGCCAGCGCTTTACACACGTGATAGACCCTGAGCCGGTCGCCCCCGATTACCGGAAACGGAAAACGCGAGGTCAGGACGAGTGTCCTATTGCTCTTCATGC is a genomic window containing:
- a CDS encoding glycosyltransferase family 4 protein, translating into MKSNRTLVLTSRFPFPVIGGDRLRVYHVCKALAQESRLTLLTICQSQEEVDAQQPEHLFDEIHKVYLPKWKSYWNTLRALPTTRPFQLAYYDSAEFRARVDSLLPTHHRVWAHLIRTGQYIEHARGIRRILEMTDAVSLNYERFSGLAGARDPRKYIYALEQRRLKRYEQSVISQFDSTWLISRVDKDYLGPDDASRVEVIPNGVDTSQLRFRLPEKGNAIAFIGNLVSAQNLDACHHFIHDVLPLVRRHVNAVFRIVGNIPDGAAASFRRVHGVEVTGRVESIADAVDGAICAVCPVRAGAGMQNKVLEYLALGLPCVTSPIGLEGIAAKPGRDLLVYHSARHAADQIVRLFQDEPLRRSLAFAGRRLVSNEYSWERTYASVRSAVQELTPKLRASA